From Streptomyces qinzhouensis, one genomic window encodes:
- a CDS encoding N-acyl-D-amino-acid deacylase family protein, which translates to MLDHLIRYATVVDGTGAGAYPADVGLRNGRIAVIGPPGTVTEEAGTEEDATGLVLAPGFVDPHTHYDAQLFWDPYATPSLNHGVTTVAGGNCGFTLAPLHPARPADADYTRRMMARVEGMSLVALEEGAPWNWHTFGEYLEALDGRIAVNAGFMVGHCALRRHVMGEDAIGGRPTAEQLTAMVDLLHDALRAGAWGLSTTQSSTHSDGDGQPVASRHARPDELLALSRAVGEHEGTQLEAIVAGCLDRFSDEEIDLFVAMTAAAGRPLNWNVLTIDAAVPDRVPRQLLASERARAAGGRIIALTMPIMTPMNMSLGTFCALNLIPGWGEVLALPVPERIARLRDPAVRAELLRRADSKEAGVFRRLADFARYVIGDTYSTENEGLTGRVVGEIAAERGQDPFHCLVEICAHDGLRTVLWPMPRDNDPASWELRRTTWEHEDVLLGGSDAGAHLDRMCGAPYTTRFLGDCLRGRKLVPLETAVRMLTDDPARLFGLRERGRITEGYHADLVLFDPERIDAGPAQLVHDLPGDSPRLDAKAIGVVSVRVNGVETIRDDRVTGAVPGIVLRSGRDTKTVSTR; encoded by the coding sequence ATGCTCGACCACCTCATCCGGTACGCGACCGTCGTGGACGGTACCGGAGCCGGCGCCTACCCCGCCGATGTCGGACTGCGGAACGGACGGATCGCCGTCATCGGCCCGCCGGGCACCGTCACCGAGGAGGCCGGGACCGAGGAGGACGCCACCGGTCTGGTCCTCGCCCCCGGCTTCGTCGACCCGCACACCCACTACGACGCCCAGCTCTTCTGGGACCCCTACGCCACCCCGTCCCTCAACCACGGCGTCACCACCGTCGCGGGCGGCAACTGCGGCTTCACCCTCGCCCCCCTGCACCCCGCCCGGCCCGCCGACGCCGACTACACCCGGCGGATGATGGCCCGCGTCGAGGGCATGTCCCTGGTCGCGCTGGAAGAGGGCGCGCCCTGGAACTGGCACACCTTCGGCGAGTACCTCGAAGCGCTGGACGGCCGGATCGCCGTCAACGCCGGATTCATGGTCGGCCACTGCGCGCTGCGGCGGCACGTCATGGGCGAGGACGCCATCGGCGGCCGGCCCACCGCCGAACAGCTCACGGCGATGGTGGACCTGCTCCACGACGCCCTGCGCGCCGGTGCCTGGGGCCTGTCGACCACCCAGTCCAGCACCCACTCCGACGGCGACGGCCAACCGGTCGCCTCCCGCCACGCCCGCCCGGACGAACTCCTCGCACTCTCCCGGGCCGTCGGCGAACACGAGGGCACCCAGCTCGAAGCCATCGTCGCGGGCTGCCTCGACCGCTTCAGCGACGAGGAGATCGACCTCTTCGTCGCCATGACCGCCGCGGCGGGCCGCCCGCTCAACTGGAACGTCCTCACTATCGACGCGGCCGTCCCGGACCGGGTGCCCCGGCAGCTCCTGGCGAGCGAACGGGCCCGGGCGGCGGGCGGCCGGATCATCGCCCTCACCATGCCGATCATGACGCCCATGAACATGTCCCTCGGCACGTTCTGCGCGCTCAATCTGATCCCCGGCTGGGGAGAGGTCCTCGCCCTGCCGGTCCCGGAGCGGATCGCGAGACTGCGCGATCCGGCGGTACGGGCCGAGCTGCTGCGCCGCGCCGACTCCAAGGAGGCCGGGGTGTTCCGGCGGCTCGCGGACTTCGCCCGGTATGTCATCGGGGACACGTACAGCACCGAGAACGAAGGGCTCACCGGCCGGGTCGTCGGCGAGATCGCCGCCGAACGAGGCCAGGACCCCTTCCACTGTCTGGTGGAGATCTGCGCCCACGACGGACTGCGGACCGTGCTCTGGCCGATGCCCCGCGACAACGACCCCGCCTCCTGGGAGCTGCGGCGGACCACCTGGGAACACGAGGACGTCCTGCTCGGCGGCTCCGACGCGGGCGCCCATCTGGACCGGATGTGCGGAGCCCCGTACACCACCCGCTTCCTCGGGGACTGTCTGCGCGGCCGGAAACTGGTGCCCCTGGAGACGGCGGTACGGATGCTCACCGACGATCCGGCCCGACTGTTCGGGCTGCGCGAACGCGGCCGGATCACCGAGGGCTACCACGCCGACCTCGTACTCTTCGATCCCGAGCGGATCGACGCCGGACCCGCGCAACTGGTCCACGATCTGCCCGGCGACAGCCCCCGGCTCGACGCCAAGGCGATCGGGGTGGTGTCGGTCCGGGTCAACGGAGTGGAGACGATCCGCGACGACCGGGTGACCGGAGCCGTACCGGGAATCGTCCTGCGGTCCGGCCGGGACACGAAGACGGTGTCGACCCGGTGA
- a CDS encoding LLM class flavin-dependent oxidoreductase, producing MEFGIFVQGYVGKRAETDPLAEHKALMEETEYVIAADRAGFKYAWASEHHFLEEYSHLSANDVFLGYLAHATDRIHLGSGIFNPLAPVNHPVKVAEKVAMLDHLSEGRFEFGSGRGAGSHEILGFLPGITDMNHTKEIWEETIAEFPKMWLQDEYQGFQGRHWSLPPRKVLPKPYGKAHPPMWYAAGSPSSYAMAGQKGLGVLGFSVQKVSDMEWVLESYKTAVGRAEPVGAFVNDNVMVTSTAICAETHDQAVEIAVSGGLNYLQSLLFRYHDTFPRPEGVPEWPELLPEYTAEIVELLIAEELMICGDPDEVRRQCKRWEQAGADQLSFGLPIGISYEDTMTTIRLIGEHVIPHIDTDPVHRTTRFRQSAAGAV from the coding sequence GTGGAATTCGGGATCTTCGTACAGGGATACGTCGGCAAGCGCGCCGAGACCGACCCGCTCGCCGAGCACAAGGCGCTCATGGAGGAGACCGAGTACGTCATCGCCGCCGACCGGGCCGGCTTCAAATACGCCTGGGCCTCCGAGCACCACTTCCTGGAGGAGTACTCCCATCTCTCCGCCAATGACGTGTTCCTCGGCTACCTCGCCCACGCCACCGACCGCATCCACCTCGGCTCCGGCATCTTCAACCCCCTCGCCCCGGTCAACCACCCGGTCAAGGTGGCCGAGAAGGTCGCCATGCTCGACCACCTCTCCGAGGGCCGGTTCGAATTCGGCTCCGGACGCGGCGCGGGCAGCCACGAGATCCTCGGCTTCCTCCCCGGCATCACCGATATGAACCACACCAAGGAGATCTGGGAAGAGACGATCGCCGAGTTCCCGAAGATGTGGCTCCAGGACGAGTACCAGGGCTTCCAGGGCCGGCACTGGTCCCTGCCGCCGCGCAAGGTGCTCCCCAAGCCCTACGGGAAGGCCCATCCGCCCATGTGGTACGCGGCGGGCTCGCCCTCCTCGTACGCCATGGCCGGGCAGAAGGGCCTCGGTGTCCTCGGCTTCAGCGTCCAGAAGGTCTCCGACATGGAGTGGGTCCTGGAGTCCTACAAGACCGCGGTCGGCCGGGCGGAGCCGGTCGGCGCCTTCGTCAACGACAACGTCATGGTGACCTCCACCGCCATCTGCGCCGAAACCCACGATCAGGCCGTCGAGATCGCCGTCTCCGGCGGGCTCAACTACCTCCAGTCCCTGCTCTTCCGCTACCACGACACCTTCCCCCGCCCCGAAGGCGTCCCCGAATGGCCCGAGCTGCTGCCCGAGTACACCGCCGAGATCGTCGAACTCCTCATCGCCGAGGAGCTGATGATCTGCGGCGACCCGGACGAGGTCCGCAGGCAGTGCAAGCGCTGGGAGCAGGCGGGCGCCGACCAGCTGTCCTTCGGGCTGCCGATCGGGATCTCGTACGAGGACACCATGACCACGATCCGGCTGATCGGCGAGCACGTCATCCCGCATATCGACACCGACCCGGTGCACCGCACCACCCGCTTCCGGCAGTCCGCCGCCGGAGCCGTCTGA